In Solanum pennellii chromosome 3, SPENNV200, a single window of DNA contains:
- the LOC107012375 gene encoding UMP-CMP kinase isoform X1: MWRRRFTSLPLFFSHLQQVRRADELKICQAFCTETVKPPVEGESNSGRNSPFVAFVLGGPGSGKGTQCLKIAETFGFDHIGAGDLLRKEMHSDSENGAMIQKLMKEGSIAPSEVTVKLIKKAIESAENRKFLIDGFPRSEENRVAYERIIGAEPNFVLFFDCPEEVMVKRVLNRNEGRVDDNEHTVKERLKVYKAITLPVANHYDKKGKLYKVDGTGTQEEIFERVRPIFASLSRLST; the protein is encoded by the exons ATGTGGAGGAGGCGTTTCACTTCACTACCTCTATTCTTTTCGCATCTTCAACAG GTGAGAAGAGCTGATGAGCTGAAGATTTGTCAAGCATTTTGTACTGAAACTGTCAAACCGCCG GTAGAAGGTGAAAGTAATTCCGGAAGAAATAGTCCTTTTGTCGCTTTTGTATTGG GAGGTCCTGGTAGTGGTAAAGGCACTCAATGCCTGAAGATTGCTGAAACTTTTGGGTTCGATCACATAGGTGCAGGAGATCTATTGAGGAAAGAGATGCATTCTGACTCTGAGAATGG TGCCATGATTCAAAAGTTAATGAAGGAAGGAAGTATTGCTCCATCAGAGGTGACTGTCAAGCTGATTAAAAAGGCAATTGAATCAGCTGAAAATCGTAAGTTTCTAATAGATGGTTTCCCAAGAAGTGAAGAAAATAGAGTGGCGTATGAGAGGATT ATTGGTGCTGAACCGAACTTTGTGCTTTTCTTTGATTGCCCTGAAGAAGTAATGGTCAAACGAGTATTGAACCGGAACGAG GGGCGAGTTGATGATAATGAACATACAGTCAAGGAGCGCCTAAAGGTATATAAAGCTATCACTCTTCCAGTAGCCAACCACTATGACAAGAAAGGAAAGCTTTACAAG GTCGATGGTACTGGAACTCAGGAAGAGATATTTGAACGAGTCCGTCCAATTTTTGCTTCATTGAG CAGGTTGTCGACATAA
- the LOC107012375 gene encoding UMP-CMP kinase isoform X2 — MWRRRFTSLPLFFSHLQQVRRADELKICQAFCTETVKPPVEGESNSGRNSPFVAFVLGGPGSGKGTQCLKIAETFGFDHIGAGDLLRKEMHSDSENGAMIQKLMKEGSIAPSEVTVKLIKKAIESAENRKFLIDGFPRSEENRVAYERIIGAEPNFVLFFDCPEEVMVKRVLNRNEGRVDDNEHTVKERLKVYKAITLPVANHYDKKGKLYKVDGTGTQEEIFERVRPIFASLRLST; from the exons ATGTGGAGGAGGCGTTTCACTTCACTACCTCTATTCTTTTCGCATCTTCAACAG GTGAGAAGAGCTGATGAGCTGAAGATTTGTCAAGCATTTTGTACTGAAACTGTCAAACCGCCG GTAGAAGGTGAAAGTAATTCCGGAAGAAATAGTCCTTTTGTCGCTTTTGTATTGG GAGGTCCTGGTAGTGGTAAAGGCACTCAATGCCTGAAGATTGCTGAAACTTTTGGGTTCGATCACATAGGTGCAGGAGATCTATTGAGGAAAGAGATGCATTCTGACTCTGAGAATGG TGCCATGATTCAAAAGTTAATGAAGGAAGGAAGTATTGCTCCATCAGAGGTGACTGTCAAGCTGATTAAAAAGGCAATTGAATCAGCTGAAAATCGTAAGTTTCTAATAGATGGTTTCCCAAGAAGTGAAGAAAATAGAGTGGCGTATGAGAGGATT ATTGGTGCTGAACCGAACTTTGTGCTTTTCTTTGATTGCCCTGAAGAAGTAATGGTCAAACGAGTATTGAACCGGAACGAG GGGCGAGTTGATGATAATGAACATACAGTCAAGGAGCGCCTAAAGGTATATAAAGCTATCACTCTTCCAGTAGCCAACCACTATGACAAGAAAGGAAAGCTTTACAAG GTCGATGGTACTGGAACTCAGGAAGAGATATTTGAACGAGTCCGTCCAATTTTTGCTTCATTGAG GTTGTCGACATAA